The window CAGTGTAACCTCGTCGTTGCTAGAAAGCCAGACGTCTCCACGGCATGCAACGCCTGTGTAGACAACGAGATTCGGTGAAAAACCTTATTTGCGGCCGCTACGCGCTGCGTGACAGTCCTCTGCATGGCCGCCAAGCTTCGGGGCTTCTCGGAAAGCGCCGACCCGCATGGAGAGAGATTTGAGGCTTCCTTCATTAGCTTCCTCTCGGCGTACCTGATTTTTGTGCTGCTCCACGCGGCGCACCTGCTCCAGCAGACGTTCGCGCTCCTGGacttcgcggcgctgaaacgcgagaaaaagacacgcagcggcatgcagagacacgaTGCGAGCCCAGAGGCCGGGTTGAAACTGAAAGGTTtcagcgaggcgaaagcgccaatccgcagagggagaagaaggggcTCATCGTGCCGCAGGCGATGCGGCGACCAGCacggagcgaggcgaaattttgaggagagcgcgacgcgctAACGCAGCATCGGAAGCGACAGGCAGGCACAGCAGAGATGGCGTTcaaggcggcgcgagaggcaggcacGAGTCCCATTCAGAGACAACGAGGAACAGCGAGAGGTGCTGTCAAGGCCGTGGCGTTGGCGGGggtggcggcgagcggcgctcaTGCGCGTACTCCCGTTaaggccgcggagaaaacgccgctgcggagatTTGAGCAACGCAAAAGATCATCGATTTTACCGATGACTTCTTTATCAAGTAACGGTGCGGGTCGCGCAGGAATGAAGCGGTTTCACTCCGCAGCGGGACGCGGGTGCGGGCGTTTGTGGCGTTGCTCGCGTGACCGCGTAATCCTTCGAACGAGGCGTGGCGCATCACGAAGGCCCGCAGCGGtaggcagcgcggcgagacgagaaGGAAAGCGTACCTTCAGCTCTGCGACGAACTTTGCCTCCTCGGCCTGCTTCCAGAGCTCCAGCTCGTAGGCGACGGTAAAAGAcatcttctcttctcctgaACCACAAATCAGGAAGACACAGCAGACACGACCTGCAGATTCCTCAGCAGAAAAAAGTGTGGATGCGCGCGCCTCAAtctcgcgcgtgcgacggCCGAGATCCAGAGAACAGGGCTGATGCTGGCGGGGCGATGACCGGTTGCCCTCCGACTCGCTTCTTCGAGAAAATCAcggccctgcggcgcggcgttcaCGTCAGCGCGAGGGATGGAGATAGAGATATGGAGGGGgacagagacgcgcgtgAGTCTGCATTCTTGCTGCTCCGCGCTGTTGGGAccggaaggcgcgaggcgggcctcgcgcggaaTGCAGATCGCCCTGAAGCACCAAGTGAGCTCGACATGCGCGTCCCTTCGCGTCTGGCATCCTCCAGCTCTGAAAGCGCCTCATTTCTCTCAACCCGGAGGACGAGTAGAGGGCACGGGACACGATCATCTCACCTTCGTCGCCGGAGCCAAAGGCCGTCCGCgggagcgacgcgctgcgaacggcggccggcgagggaTGCGACaccgacgcaggcggctgcaggTGCTCAAGGTAGAGCTGAATATGGAGATGTCCTGCAGCCCgacacgcagcagcaccgcagagagcgacacgCGGACCGTAGCGCCGACAAAGCGATCCCCACGCCTCTCGAAGGCTGCTCACACCTCTACGCAGGCGCGTAGGGACTGCCACCCGCCTGCGCAGGGAGAGGTTCCAACGCTGAACGCGTCGACGACGCATAGACCCCGATGCGAATACAGCAGGATAGATGCAAAGGCGGCGTCAGCGACCCCAACACATAAAgactcgcgcccgcgactcGTCAGACCTCCcctgtcctccgccgcggtgcACAAAAAAaactgcagccgcggcggcgcaccgAGGCATCGGCGGGTTCAGGCTGGCGCGCTCGCAGCGTCTGTGttgccccgccgccgcgcgtttggcgcctccgccgcagacctCGCGCTCCCCCGCCTCACCGATagtctctgcgtctggcgcgtcgcctcgcacaGGCAGCACGGCACTGTAGGCCTGGTATTCGTGCGGCGCCTGtcggtggcggcggaggggcttCTGAACTAGCAGAGCCAGATCCGCGACCGCAGTCCccagtctctgcgcgccaggcggcgcccctgccgcgggcgacgaggcgcgggccGCCTGGTGGTAAACGATCAACTCCAGCGGCGTCAGCCGCAGCGACtgaagcagccgcgcgggcgacgcagtcaACGTGTATGCGCAGAAGCCCTTTGGCAGCGGCACCTAGCAAGAAATCAGACAGACGCGCAACGCAGCGTAACAACACGCGCGTTCCAGcccccaccccccctcccggTTCCACGGGGggggcgtcgccctccgtgGAACCAATCGCACACACCGTGGAAAGACAGGCCTGCGGAAAAATGCCTACGGGGCGACGAAGCCGCTGCTCTTCCCCTCTCAAGCCGCAAAGCGCCTGCGCAAGCGGCCGGTTGTCTTCCGttgcgctgcgtctccttaCGGCCTCTCCACTGCTGCAGTCCACGGCGGGCTCCGTCGAGAAGCTGTGCCGCGGGCCAAACGGCGCGTAACTGtagtgtacgtacaccgcgcgctggctcgcgggcggcctgCCGCGGAGCTGAAGCGAGACGAGGTCGACGGAGAGCCGCCACAtggccgccgcgtgcgtctgcgtcgccgcgagcccgttctgcagcgagtgcgccagcggctgcagcgagtgAGAGAGGGCTGACGACGACaggggcagcgaggagaccggcAGGCCGGTGTCGGGACCTACGCGGCTCGGCGGCATCGCGGCACCGTCTTGTGCGTGCGACGtagacgacgcgggcgcagacgggaagggcgccgacgagcgcgCGAGCCCGTCCGCGTGCTTCCGCcttgcctccgcctccgtcgcccgctccgcgcggtcgccctccacgcccctcggcgaggccgccggcgccgtcttGGAAGCCGCGTCAAGGACGCGCCAGGGCTGCGCGGGCTCCAGAAGGGCGacctgcgtcggcgcggcgcacggcgcggcgcgcggcgcgagagcgtctgcggcgtcgagaGCTCCGCAGTGGGATCGCCAGGCCTCTGGGGAGTtcgactgcggcgcggcgccgccgggagaggagggggcCGGGCGGAAGGTCGCCTCGGCTgtagagagaggcggaggatgGTGTCCTGCCCGCTCGCTGtgaagcggcgacgaggcgaggagggcagtcggctgcggcggctggggcgcgcgcggagccgagggagacaggcgagccgcagcgcctccggcgtcggTTGGGACCCCGGCGGAGTGAGCttggaaggcgaggaaaagcagctgcgcctgcagcgagacgcgccgaggcagccgcgcgtggTTGGCTGAGTGCAGCAGCACGGAGAGCGAGTTCGTCGCGCGtagagaaggcggcggcgccacgccAGGAGGGAACGCCGAGTCGTGCAGCATCGCCAGGTGCTGCGAcacgcgcgtcgccagcggcgtcAAGTCGATCGGGAGCTCCACGGGGCGCTGCGCAacaaaacgaaaaaaaccGGGGGTAACGGGGTGGGGGCCGGGGGGAATCGCAGACCCTACACGGAGTCGCGGCGGAAGGGCAtggctctctgcgtcgcccgcggtgCGAGGATGAAGACATACGCCGCACTGGGGCACAAATACTTTTCGAACGAACGCATCACTCTGCTGCAATCGCGAGCTTGCAAGGTGCGGTCGAAGCCAAGGCACAAGCGTCGCCAAAGCTATGGAAAATAGCCTCGGAGGGTGGGGAGCGGGGGCCGAGTTGCGCTTGCAGGCGGAGTGCAAGTCCCTCGTGCTTCCCCCTCCCTGCAACTCCCGACAAAGCCGTGGCGAGCGCCAAGCGAGCCTCCCCCTGTGCGCGGCTTCACGCTTCGTttgcaggcggaggccgtcttccggcagcctctcgcgcggcgtctgacgccgacgtctcttctctcagcccctcgcgcggcgtctgcggcgtcgatTTCCCTCCCCGCTTACCGCGTGCGTCGCTCGGAGTCGCGCAGGTTgctgggcgcggctgcggctgccgtcgAGCTCGTCCCTCCTGTCGGGCGCCTCCTCAAGCTGCACCCACGCGCTGGCGAGATCCCCCTTCAGGTACaacagcgcctcctcccagGAGCCCACCAGGACCAAGCCGAagcgcgacggaggcagcagtgcggcgtccgcggccgccggcctctcgcAGTCTGCCGGCGACGCAAACGCCAGCGGggggcaggcgcgccgcacgtgccccagccgcagcgacacctgcggcgcaggcgaccctGAAGAACATCCCCGACGGCAGAGGCGAGTCAAAAGAGACACAAAACAGCCGTTCAGGGGGGGGGTTACAGGTCTgagcgagacgacggcgaacagaagaaaaaaaaggagacACGCACAAAAACTGAAGCCGGACAGCGACGCGTCAAACGCAGCCCCCAGAACGGTTTGAAACCAAGTGAGACAGGCATTCGAATGCGAGAGGGACAGACTTTCAGCCGGGCCTTGCCGCTTTGTCTCTCGTTGGCACTTTGGGCCGCGTGCAGGCGTGTCGTTGGAGGGAGTGtttgcttctctctgcatttccgcctgtctccgcacacacgcagacacaggCGCGGGCTGTTCTGCCTGAGGGAGTGCGACTGAGGGCCCCTTCTGCGTacctccttcctcgccgttTTGCAGCGACTTTCGGGAGGGGGGGCTGtcgccgaggagggcgcgcatGCTGCGGTTCTCCACGATACTGAGGGAGAGAAcgaaggcgtcgcctgcctcccgcagcggcagcgcagggTCGTCGCGGCCGACGCCGTAGGGGACGGCGAACTCCTCGAGCCCCAGCCGCACCCAGAGGAGCGTTCCATCGTCCCCGGGATCCAACTGAACTTGGTTGAAGAACTCGCGAACCTTCCCCCCCCCGGGGCCTCCTGGCCCCACGCGCGTCCCCAGCGTCGGGCCGTCCAGCACTTCTTTCAAACTAAACGTGACGTAACGAGGCTCGTCGTCCTcagcttcctccgcttcctcttcagcttccgtctgcgcgtcctgGGCAGGGTCGGCGTCGCAGGGAGACTTGGGGttcgcggaggagaagggcctgtgccgcgtcctccgcgcgcggagcggctGAATGACGAGGTAAAGTTCGCCGACCCGCCAGAGGAAGTCGGAGACGTCCAGCAGCGTGCCGAAGACGCGGCATCCAAAGGtggtggcgggcgcggcggcggcctcctcttctcccgcgcCCTCCAGGGGCTGCCCCGGAGCAGAGAGgcccgcggacggcgagtcgccgcggcgcccaccgctcgcgggcgcctcctgccgccgcagcagcttgtGAAGCTTGCAGACAAAGTACCctgcgggagaggaggcgaggtcATCCAGCACGCCGTCGACCTCAGACAAGTCGATTGAGCagggccgcgaggccgcggaggcgcgcggagagtctTCGGCTTGCCCACCCACGATGCTTCTCGCTCTCAACTGCAGCGTGATCGCGACGCAGGGAATGTTTCTCTCGAAGGGCTCACACGCGGCGacagcctcgcccgccggcagggtcgcccgcggcgcagcgaactCCATCGGCAAGGAAGGCCGTAGCGGGTGCGCAGCGAAGGAGCTCCGCGGTCAGACGAATTGAGACAGGAAACCACGCAGCGAGGcacagagggaggcggccggcgcggggaGGGCGCACCATCATCTGCGGCTCCTCTGCTGCACAcacggcgcggaagacgctgactgagaggaaaggagaaagcgaaaaagGGCGATTGAGGAGATAATGAAGTCATTCGGAGTTCTGCGCGCCCCGTGCGCGTCAAGAGCGACTCTGGCTACGGCAGAACGACGAAGGGCGCCACCGCGACCTCTCTTTTCACCCAGACACGAAAATGCGCTggcagcgcgcagcgactcGCAAACTCTCTACGCAAGGCGGGCGACACCCCGCGGGAGCAACTCGCCGCGACACGCTGGAAAATTTGGTTCGCGAAGGTCTCAGCTTTGCAGGACGGCGAGTTTAGTCGGGGAAGAAGGCCAGATGGTTTGAATCCTCACAAACCGTAATGCAGTCGCAAGAGTAGCCGAACTGCGGAAAGCAGGACTGTctctccgcatgcatgcgcgtggcCCCCCCGTAGGGAGATTTCGGAGTTTCCATTCACGTGATTGGATTTCTTGCGGCCGACGCGCAGCACTCCTTTGTTCCGTGACAGTGTCTCTTTGCCGACCCCAGAAACACCGCAGACGCAAACTGGGACGTGCTTGCCCACGCAAACGCAACTTTTGCCGAGCGACTAAGAGAAGTTCGCAACTCTGCATGTACGGCCAGCGGCTGGGGGTCGCCGGGGGACTCCGCCGGCAAGGAGCTCTGCAGCCCAGCGAAGCACCTCACTCGAGTGAGGACGTCTGCTTTCGATTCGTTTGACCAAATGTCCCGTGTGACGACTTTGAGGGATGGAGTCAGCTTTAGCGATGCTCGCGTGCCGGCGGGTCAGATGCGCCGGC is drawn from Besnoitia besnoiti strain Bb-Ger1 chromosome VI, whole genome shotgun sequence and contains these coding sequences:
- a CDS encoding hypothetical protein (encoded by transcript BESB_068490) — translated: MEFAAPRATLPAGEAVAACEPFERNIPCVAITLQLRARSIVGGQAEDSPRASAASRPCSIDLSEVDGVLDDLASSPAGYFVCKLHKLLRRQEAPASGGRRGDSPSAGLSAPGQPLEGAGEEEAAAAPATTFGCRVFGTLLDVSDFLWRVGELYLVIQPLRARRTRHRPFSSANPKSPCDADPAQDAQTEAEEEAEEAEDDEPRYVTFSLKEVLDGPTLGTRVGPGGPGGGKVREFFNQVQLDPGDDGTLLWVRLGLEEFAVPYGVGRDDPALPLREAGDAFVLSLSIVENRSMRALLGDSPPSRKSLQNGEEGGSPAPQVSLRLGHVRRACPPLAFASPADCERPAAADAALLPPSRFGLVLVGSWEEALLYLKGDLASAWVQLEEAPDRRDELDGSRSRAQQPARLRATHARPVELPIDLTPLATRVSQHLAMLHDSAFPPGVAPPPSLRATNSLSVLLHSANHARLPRRVSLQAQLLFLAFQAHSAGVPTDAGGAAARLSPSAPRAPQPPQPTALLASSPLHSERAGHHPPPLSTAEATFRPAPSSPGGAAPQSNSPEAWRSHCGALDAADALAPRAAPCAAPTQVALLEPAQPWRVLDAASKTAPAASPRGVEGDRAERATEAEARRKHADGLARSSAPFPSAPASSTSHAQDGAAMPPSRVGPDTGLPVSSLPLSSSALSHSLQPLAHSLQNGLAATQTHAAAMWRLSVDLVSLQLRGRPPASQRAVYVHYSYAPFGPRHSFSTEPAVDCSSGEAVPLPKGFCAYTLTASPARLLQSLRLTPLELIVYHQAARASSPAAGAPPGAQRLGTAVADLALLVQKPLRRHRQAPHEYQAYSAVLPVRGDAPDAETIGHLHIQLYLEHLQPPASIEARASTLFSAEESAGRVCCVFLICGSGEEKMSFTVAYELELWKQAEEAKFVAELKRREVQERERLLEQVRRVEQHKNQDLRARQEALQQLQLQLKQMAQQLQQKALELQSRENDLRSERERCMQAAARASEEATDATRRLREERNHAVHLEKQTSLMLQRQNEELQTEASRLRSRLECLEEENSELRQRVTSGPTAQLQSELKLKSYQVADLESRLAAMTASRDYFVSSCAALLDKLHAVKEIPPVPPPLWEREVESRMTSLRSEISSLRLALMENQRQVHAREDAPRASSPPSAAGRPSSSSASASAGQLLGGGAVSAPLVLPPTLPSAAFPADANDAAAGARRRGSGGKTPRSSPRCRETPAAAASLPDSRRFPTRGR